Proteins encoded within one genomic window of Nitrospira sp.:
- the hemG gene encoding protoporphyrinogen oxidase has translation MLAPYSVVTRPRTVVIVGGGISGLATAFSLQEQAAKAGLTLRCTILDSGSSWGGKIVTHRVGEIVTETGPDSFLSQKQAGLDLCTKLGLADQLINTNQTGKKACVLHKGRLHDLPEGLLSFVPKQLGSFLHSGLLSWSGLVRMGLEFAVPPGSSREDEPLAAFLRRRFGVQAFERVLEPLMAGIYAGDAEHMSLRATFPRFFELEQQYGSVVRGMMAAKKAASLVSTAQPGRTMFVSLKNGLSDLVTALTSRLTQQGVELRVGCRVDALRVRSHELGRWMYDLILEDGSALSADSVVLATPAYVSAELVRPLTPIAGGLLDMIPYASTATIAMAFPRTLTSAIEGFGFIIPRTEQRDLIAATWTSLKWSHRAPADQLLARCYIGGVGREDILQLDDETLVAKVREELAAVCGISVEPTFTEVNRWWKAMPQYTVGHLDRLAQLDAAVSRYSGLILTGAGYRGVGIPDCIRDGALAAERVVQDLVGGKSLSGRSAISEGS, from the coding sequence ATCCTCGCTCCCTATTCAGTCGTGACTCGACCGCGTACAGTCGTGATCGTCGGTGGGGGCATTTCTGGCCTGGCCACCGCATTTTCACTCCAAGAGCAGGCGGCAAAGGCCGGTCTGACCCTCCGCTGCACGATCCTTGATTCCGGATCGTCCTGGGGAGGAAAGATCGTCACGCATCGAGTTGGCGAGATTGTGACGGAGACCGGACCGGATTCATTCCTGTCCCAAAAACAGGCCGGTCTGGATCTTTGTACGAAGCTTGGCCTTGCCGATCAGCTCATCAATACCAATCAGACGGGCAAGAAGGCCTGTGTCCTGCACAAAGGTCGCCTTCATGACCTACCTGAGGGCCTGTTGTCATTCGTCCCAAAACAATTGGGGTCGTTCCTTCACAGCGGACTATTGAGCTGGTCGGGGCTGGTTCGGATGGGACTTGAATTTGCCGTTCCACCTGGTTCCTCCAGAGAAGATGAGCCGTTAGCTGCGTTTCTTCGCCGCCGGTTCGGTGTTCAGGCATTTGAGCGAGTACTGGAGCCGCTCATGGCCGGGATCTACGCGGGGGACGCCGAGCACATGAGCCTAAGGGCTACGTTTCCACGGTTCTTCGAGCTTGAACAGCAGTACGGCAGCGTCGTTCGCGGCATGATGGCTGCCAAGAAAGCCGCCTCGTTGGTTTCGACTGCCCAACCAGGGCGTACGATGTTTGTTAGTTTAAAGAATGGCCTCAGCGATTTGGTCACGGCTCTGACGAGTCGATTGACTCAGCAGGGTGTGGAACTTCGAGTAGGGTGCCGAGTCGACGCGCTGAGAGTGAGGTCTCATGAATTAGGACGGTGGATGTACGACCTGATCCTGGAGGATGGATCGGCGCTTTCCGCGGATAGCGTGGTTCTTGCCACACCGGCATATGTCTCAGCGGAACTGGTGCGTCCATTGACACCGATCGCCGGTGGACTATTGGACATGATTCCCTATGCGTCGACTGCTACCATTGCGATGGCGTTTCCACGGACGCTGACGAGCGCCATCGAAGGATTTGGATTTATCATTCCGCGAACAGAGCAACGTGATTTGATTGCCGCAACCTGGACGTCGCTGAAGTGGTCCCATCGCGCTCCGGCGGATCAGCTGTTGGCGCGCTGCTATATCGGTGGCGTAGGCCGGGAAGACATTCTTCAGTTGGATGACGAGACGCTGGTAGCCAAAGTCAGAGAAGAACTCGCGGCGGTATGCGGCATCAGCGTGGAACCAACTTTCACGGAGGTGAATCGATGGTGGAAGGCGATGCCGCAGTACACAGTTGGTCACCTGGATCGATTGGCTCAGCTCGATGCAGCAGTGAGTCGCTATTCCGGGTTGATTCTCACAGGGGCCGGCTATCGCGGGGTTGGCATTCCAGACTGTATCCGTGATGGGGCGTTGGCGGCCGAACGCGTTGTGCAGGATCTTGTAGGTGGCAAGAGTCTATCTGGGCGATCCGCTATTAGTGAGGGTTCATGA